In a genomic window of Rhinoderma darwinii isolate aRhiDar2 chromosome 10, aRhiDar2.hap1, whole genome shotgun sequence:
- the HES4 gene encoding transcription factor HES-4, protein MPADTMEKPTASPIAGAPANSAQTPDKPKSASEHRKSSKPIMEKRRRARINESLGQLKTLILDALKKDSSRHSKLEKADILEMTVKHLRNLQRVQMTAALTADPSVLGKYRAGFNECMNEVTRFLSTCEGVNTEVRTRLLGHLSSCLGQIVAMNYQQAPPSSQPLHVQLPSAPVASAPVPMSCKMTTAESVSPKVFQGGFQLVPATDGQFAFLIPNPAYASSPGPVIPLYANGNVTSSGGTQAQSPVQGLTTFSHKMPHMSQSVSPMGVSIGPDTTESVWRPW, encoded by the exons ATGCCTGCTGATACCATGGAGAAACCCACTGCCTCCCCTATAGCAGGGGCACCGGCCAACTCTGCACAGACCCCGGATAAACCTAAGAGTGCCAGCGAGCACAGAAAG TCATCCAAACCCATCATGGAAAAGCGCAGGAGAGCTCGTATCAATGAGAGCCTGGGGCAGCTCAAGACCCTCATCCTGGACGCCCTTAAGAAAGAT AGCTCTAGACATTCCAAGTTGGAGAAGGCTGATATTCTGGAAATGACAGTCAAGCACTTGAGGAACTTGCAGCGAGTCCAAATGACAG ctgctctcacTGCTGATCCCTCAGTCCTTGGAAAGTACAGGGCTGGATTCAATGAGTGCATGAATGAAGTCACCCGATTCCTCTCTACCTGTGAAGGGGTGAACACAGAGGTCAGGACACGTCTTCTTGGTCATCTCTCCAGCTGCTTGGGTCAGATCGTGGCTATGAATTACCAACAAGCTCCTCCATCCAGCCAACCCCTGCATGTCCAGCTGCCCTCTGCACCGGTGGCCTCTGCTCCTGTGCCCATGTCCTGCAAGATGACCACAGCGGAGTCTGTATCTCCGAAGGTCTTCCAGGGAGGTTTCCAGCTGGTTCCAGCCACTGATGGACAGTTTGCATTTCTTATCCCCAACCCAGCTTACGCCTCCAGCCCTGGACCTGTTATTCCTCTATATGCCAATGGAAATGTCACATCCAGCGGTGGGACACAAGCCCAATCTCCAGTGCAAGGACTCACCACCTTCAGCCACAAGATGCCCCACATGTCGCAGTCAGTAAGCCCAATGGGGGTCAGCATTGGGCCTGATACCACCGAGTCAGTCTGGAGACCCTGGTGA